Proteins co-encoded in one Gopherus evgoodei ecotype Sinaloan lineage chromosome 4, rGopEvg1_v1.p, whole genome shotgun sequence genomic window:
- the FAM161B gene encoding protein FAM161B isoform X4 has translation MTVSSPKRSQNGATWVFPPQPSSDSEPETERVGDGVTQPRTDELLDFLQPGKEMVAASSSAEGYYDTLQALKMENRQYLLELGMLYQVKLENDQKSFKEELEDFFQDNGRLTLQGKPYEASRSSIISRSSSLTDLKLDSPWDQQNPLSLPQSHLRPKSAASAWVSTITIPQPFKMTLREAHKKPQLMKTRASLELEKRRDKRQSQEEAECQKQFRAQPVPAHVYLPLYQEIMEQNEIRREVATQKRKELLLSTQRPFSFLEKEDKKKEAIRQKILAALAPVENSKPKGNKTVPKFIYNPVLGDKLKEAELFRKIRIQMRAKDLLENSSAPIDPSTRQRDPQSRIATKTKQEKLSFLQDDFSFKPRINPAVPDFETLYWAFQREAIRIRDVKEPTRNQPFKLRTSNLHYRQKQANEEKMKQPSKAPMQRSRSLTGLSSLSSNTLPVHITDATRKRESAIRYCQEDKKSRENEGVHWMEIQRKKCQAMHKSMSSRAKAMDPHKSLEEIHKEKLKQN, from the exons ATGACAGTGTCGAGCCCTAAGCGGAGCCAAAATGGGGCCACCTGG GTGTTTCCACCTCAACCTTCCTCAGATTCTGAGCCAGAAACAGAGAGAGTTGGTGATGGTGTCACTCAGCCCAGGACAGATGAGCTGTTGGATTTTCTCCAGCCAGGCAAGGAAATGGTAGCTGCCTCAAGTTCAGCTGAGGGGTATTATGACACACTGCAGGCACTCAAGATGGAAAACAGACAGTATCTATTAGAACTGGGCATGCTCTACCAGGTAAAATTGGAGAATGATCAGAAATCCTTCAAGGAGGAACTGGAAGACTTCTTCCAAGACAACGGGAGATTGACTCTGCAGGGCAAGCCCTATGAGGCTTCAAG ATCTAGTATCATAAGCCGGTCCAGTTCTTTAACTGACCTAAAGTTGGACAGTCCTTGGGATCAGCAAAATCCTCTCTCACTTCCTCAGTCCCACCTGAGGCCAAAGAGTGCTGCATCTGCCTGGGTCTCTACTATCACCATCCCCCAGCCCTTCAAGATGACTCTGCGTGAGGCACATAAAAAGCCCCAGCTGATGAAAACACGTGCATCCCTTGAGCTGGAAAAACGAAGGGACAAAAGACAAAGTCAGGAGGAGGCAGAGTGCCAGAAGCAGTTCCGTGCACAGCCGGTGCCTGCCCATGTTTACTTGCCACTCTACCAGGAAATAATGGAGCAGAATGAGATTCGCAGGGAGGTGGCAACACAGAAGAGAAAAGAGTTGCTCCTTTCCACTCAGCGACCCTTCAGCTTCCTGGAGAAGGAGGACAAGAAGAAGGAGGCCATCAGACAGAAGATCTTGGCGGCACTGGCTCCAGTTGAGAACTCCAAACCAAAAGGCAACAAGACAGTTCCTAAATTCATCTATAACCCAGTTCTTGGGGATAAACTCAAAG AAGCTGAACTCTTCAGGAAAATTCGCATTCAGATGAGAGCCAAGGATTTGTTGGAAAACTCCTCCGCTCCTATTGACCCTAGCACCAGACAAAGAGATCCACAGTCCCGAATCGCCACCAAAACCAAACAAGAAAAACTCAGCTTCCTGCAAGACGACTTCAGCTTTAAACCAAGAATTAACCCAGCGGTGCCTGATTTTGAAACACTTTACTGGGCATTTCAGAGAGAAGCAATAAGGATACGAGACGTCAAAGAGCCAACTCGTAATCAGCCGTTTAAACTGAGAACTTCCAATCTCCACTACAGACAGAAACAGGCTAATGAGGAGAAAATGAAG CAGCCTTCCAAGGCTCCCATGCAAAGAAGTCGTTCTCTGACtggtctctcctctctctcttccaacaCCCTTCCAGTGCACATTACAGATGCAACAAGAAAGAGAGAATCTGCTATTAG ATACTGCCAGGAAGACAAAAAGAGCAGGGAGAATGAAGGAGTTCATTGGATGGAGATACAGAGAAAGAAATGTCAGGCTATGCATAAATCTATGAGCAGCCGAGCAAAAGCAATGGATCCCCATAAAAGCCTGGAAGAGATACACAAGGAGAAGCTGAAACAGAACTG A